The Lycium ferocissimum isolate CSIRO_LF1 chromosome 8, AGI_CSIRO_Lferr_CH_V1, whole genome shotgun sequence DNA segment TTTTCTATGCCCACATGTGACGTTCCAGTTAATTgacttcaaaatatttattacatttatggtctttaaagtcattttacatttttatgTATTCTTTTTTGCATTCCTTGATATCATATGACAGTAACTTGTCTGACTATTTGTTGGACGAGTTAATACTGGTGACgccaattttaatttctttcattttgatcTAATGGATTTGGAGTAGATTGAGGTTAATAATATCTTCGAATTGACTTATGCTGTCTCCAGAGCAATTAGATCAAAGTGAAAGAGATTAAAATTGGGGTAAGTTGTATTAACGTGTCCAACGAATAGTCAGACAAAAGATTGAGGTTGATAGTATTTTCGATCTGACTTTTGTTGTGAGTCATTCCACATTTTAGTAGGCCTGGCATTGAGCCGAGCTTGGTCGAACTTGCTGCAGTTCTGAGCAGGGCCGGAGCTAGGTAGGCTCCAGGGGGTTccccctcggcaaaaaattacagtatatatataagattaaaattattttttaatgcatatataataaatgttgaacccccttggctTCTACGTATATTTACTTCTTCAcatttttgaaccccctaggTGAAAATCTTGGCCGCCAATCGGTTCTCGAGCAGGTGACTTTGAGTTGGAGCAAAGCTCAATTATGTTGCTAGCAAAACCCGAGCCAGTTCCATTTGAGATTTGCTACAGTATGAGACTATGAGTCATACTGTAGGCGAATCAAGTCGAGTCATAGTCTGTCTTTTTCAACGTTTTGTTTCAGTGCATATGTTACACCTTTTAAAAACTTCTTCGTGGCCGAGTAATTTGGAACTTGGAATGCCTGCAAGTATTCGTTTTCATAGTCAATTTGGCAAATAATCAATTCCATAAAAATGACTTCATGCGCGGCAACACCAACTATGAAAAATCCACTGATCAACATGTGATGCGTCAACAGAAACAGTTATGTACCATTCTAACCGGACAGATTTGCAATACTTTgccaccaatatattccatTGTTCTTTTTACACTCGATGAGAAGATTTGTTTTTTCCTGCAATATAAACTAAAAAGAAGGGGATATTTCCTATCGCTATTTGTGAAGTCATTGTGAAATTATGTAGTAAATAGGAGCATGAAAAATACTACTACCATATAAAACCGATTTATAATGTTACTGAAAATTCAATACAAATCTAATGCAAGTGTTGAAAGTTTTAAAAATAGGGTCCCTCCGTGCCAACTTAAGTGCACAATTTGGTATGAAGACATTCATTAAGCTAAAATGGAAATTTAGTATACTTTAGATGAGAATGGATCTCAAATTACTTCTTTGTAGaggtgtcaaatgggcgggttgggttGAATTTGGGTGGGTCAAAATAAGCTGAGttaataacatttttttgcgcggattgcccttcttttgggttggtctttaaattttgtctctCATATTTATGGTCTTTAATTATGCCCTCATATTCCggtcttttaatttttgccctttgtgTTGCAACCTGAGCGTTCAcgtagaaatcatgaggttctgggttcgaacccccgctcaagcataaattaaaaaaaaatttcaaggcaAGATTTGTGGGCTCCggaccggcatacacttgttaaggaactACCAAAGTTATACGACCCCGCATAATTTATGAAATCGAGAGATTCggtataactttggtaattcccgGCGGTCCGGTATAATTTTGCATCAGTTAACAAGTTTTCTATATATGGACAAACTTTTAATGCACaagtaaatcataacaaacCAATAAAGAATGTGGATGTTATTCTAACTAAATGTATCTTAATgcatatttaaaattttcaaatgtaCGCCTCGTTAGTATTTGCCTTACGGGTTGTGCAAATTGACACATCCTACGATGCACCGGtagataaaatataaaaacaataATATGAGCATACTTTGCTCTCAATGTATGACCGTTTCTTTGCCTTTTGTTAAGTTCAATTTGGTTGCCAATATGTGAGGTTTCTATAAAGTCTATGTTCAAGGAAAAGTTATAGGGCATAATTTTATGATTAACTACACGATAAGGCGTATTgcgaattaatttttttaactacTTTCATTAAAAgtttgggttcgaacccgaatcTCGTGAAGGAATTTTCGAGGCCGGGATCCGCAAGAGTGCCAAGGCCCGTAAAAATTAAAGTAACCGATCAATGTTGTacggcatagcgaaatttaaactcgccttgcgaactttaaaaatttgatcaagcgggggttcgaacttgGAACTCCAGTTATTGACCCGCTCAAAAGTTAATTAAAGACCAAAATAGGAATTGCCCCTCAAAAGTTAATTGATCAAAATAGGTTAGAATGGCTAGGACTAGGCGAATTAATTCAAAGCTTGTGGGTTCGAGATTCTAATTCATTCAAGTTAGTGGTTCTATAttaataacttatacatattcaatgaatttttcaagacaaataCAGGCTTTTAGACCAAAGTtactgggttcggccgaacccccaAATACTATGCTAGCTCCGCCCCTAGCTAGAATGCAAGTCATAATTCAACCCACCCAATTTTTACTAACTTCGAATtgctttatttgttcttttataatattttagtaccttatttttttttaatatttgataattatgattaatatttaattatatatgagaaatataatataatattaataaagacTGTccaacttggaattggaaaagaaagtCCTTCAAGGACCTTGCGCAGCCGTCACGTATCCAGTTCTAAATTGGATGAACTTTATGGAAAGTCCAAAAAGGCTTGGCCTTGAGATTCGAAATTTCAACGAAAATTTCCtagtttaatttttgaattaaacTCCTGCCTCAAGTAAATCGACACCTTAACTTAATAGAACAAAAGGTTCATAGGTAATGTTACATAAAGGGTGATGGAAAAGTTCATAGCAAGTTTATTATGAGAAAAACACTATGAAAGAGTGTTAGTATCAAAAGAGAAGATATCATTgacaaagaaaattattttcttgttctgTTTATTGTGATTTgatattttttgagaaaagatCCTCATAATATTGTTGATCCAATTTGTTTGTGAGTTTCATTAATCAAGAAGTTGATAGTAAAGATCGGTCTTGGTGTGGATACAAATAGAGTCTTCATACTATCGAAGAACTTTTGAATTACGACTCTTGTTACCAGGTTTGTCTTATGAACATTGTGCAAGCCTACATAATCTTGCCAAAGTTGTACTGCCGATCTTGTGTTTGAAATATGACAAATAttggttttattttttctcctACTCTTGaaacagtggcggagccaggaatAAACGGagcggactaaaaaggaaaaaaaaatgtatagatatataaatcatatttgccctatatatatatatgtatactttttCATCAAAGGGGGTTCAATTAAACAATTAAACCCCTCTGCCTCCGCCTTGGCTGTAAATGTGAGTTTCTGAAGCTTATTATAttgagttttcttttttgaataaCATTTAAAATAGTCACCTAGATTGATGATGTATTATTGCGGgcagctttttctttttctgcttTCAGTTTGGATATTTCTTATCTTCACATTCTTGCTTACTTTGTGCAGATTTTAATTGGCGATTCTTGTTTCACAATGCTTCCTAATGGCAAAAAACATGTTTGTCAAAGTGTACCTCTGGATGTACTTAGTAGCTTTCCAGAGAATGTAATCGATGATATTCTTATATGTTTGCCTTTACGAGATGCTGTGAGGACAAGCATCTTATCCACAAAATGGAGATATAAATGGTGTAGAATTCCTCATTTGAAACTCGATCAAACACTTTGGGGAACAACAAAGGACTTGATACCTCTTACAATCAAATTTACTGACATTATTTATCATCTTTTGACCTCTCATGCGGGACCAATTTCAAAGTTTATCCTCTCCATTCATGATCTTGGAGATTGTCCTAAGATTGACAAGTTGATATATTACCTCTCTAAGAATGGCATTCAACATCTTGATCTTACATTCTCCTATTATAACCAATACAAATTGCCTTCTTCAGTTTTCACATGTTTGCAATTGATGCATCTGTCTCTCCAATATTGTTCAATACAACTTACTCCTCGAGCCTTCAAAGGATTTGATAGGTTAATTAGCCTGGAATTATGTAGCATCACAATTTCATCCAAATTCCTTGAAAGTTTAATATCTAATTGCCCCTTGCTTGATCAGTTGGGGCTGAATCATAATGTTTACTCCGATGTCATTGAAATTAATGCTCCCATGCTGCGAGCCTTTGACTTCGCCGAAGCTGAAGGATCTATATGTTTAAAAAGTGTCCCTCATCTTGCAAAACTTTCACTTTGTCATAAAAATTATCATGTGGGGACAAGAAATTGCTTTGAGTCTTTCTATTATCTTGAACATCTCGAATTGATAGGCCATAGTCTCAAGGTAAATGTGCTTTATCACTCCATTCAGCATTTTCATATATGGAATATGTTTTGGGCTTTGagtaattttgtttttcttcctaGTTCTTGGTTGCAGCAGCACGTGAAGTACCAACAAGGCTTCCCTTTGATCTTAACTGTCTCAA contains these protein-coding regions:
- the LOC132066773 gene encoding F-box/FBD/LRR-repeat protein At1g13570-like; the protein is MLPNGKKHVCQSVPLDVLSSFPENVIDDILICLPLRDAVRTSILSTKWRYKWCRIPHLKLDQTLWGTTKDLIPLTIKFTDIIYHLLTSHAGPISKFILSIHDLGDCPKIDKLIYYLSKNGIQHLDLTFSYYNQYKLPSSVFTCLQLMHLSLQYCSIQLTPRAFKGFDRLISLELCSITISSKFLESLISNCPLLDQLGLNHNVYSDVIEINAPMLRAFDFAEAEGSICLKSVPHLAKLSLCHKNYHVGTRNCFESFYYLEHLELIGHSLKVNVLYHSIQHFHIWNMFWALSNFVFLPSSWLQQHVKYQQGFPLILTVSSVFA